One stretch of Roseibium sp. HPY-6 DNA includes these proteins:
- a CDS encoding DUF2169 domain-containing protein, whose amino-acid sequence MVKVIKPTKLSCVQNVQTFGSAKYLVATLYYGADLSQADALVSEDQYLSISSGRMPAGTVADLGFPKGQPEVLIAGQAHAPGGIPAQSVEVSVSVGDFRKAALVFGKRFWTRQHRDDFTLTQAEPFESLPLDPRHAFGGETHAVNKLGKGFQIDHVMRQFGYAPLPNIENPKDLVLHPNDSPEPVLFGPLDVEHPLRKSCLGQVDSAWMHTTFPGPPPGFKFDYFNVAPQDQRLEEPLCGDETVFVKGMQADVPELRGHLPGLVPRLFAVHDEKAETLTEIGLKFDTLWIFGSDALAGVYYRGLLEVTDAVIHSLAGFVAGLERLSENPRSAEHYAEVFRLRTDPVDGPLHALNEQQLMPALSEADLQAVEARSRDYTEKVARKTERHLHASLEDMKSKSGLPEALLPGMKLPDVPRIPLPDPDDLVAGRVDMVGSLQKSLRAAEEFATSAHQRSAEADAFIKQSGITLPTLPEAALENAVKSADPGAGGILRSTINDLTDPAHLAETAKRLPSANASPKIEDVPEASKIKKDAVNETVDDILKQLNIISDGSGDEELFQKARARALAMPEADPFYKLKQELGNLDTPDLTAPDLGSIVPEDVADATEDFFSPAPSGAGADTAAEAAALIADTTAETKTALDQVDTALADLLPGIAGKEASPLQVISEEVGRMAAQNQDAFDANALLDEVRTAASMTVDDFYADLDQEERQLLAEQDHERSKLPEAVYPLETYSDDVRRRLGALIFERLTSGESFSRRDIAGADLSGRNLAGGRDLSGALLEKSILNDADLSQANLTAAALTEAQLANARLENVNFERANLSKSVAPNARFIDCRFSDRYWLETIFRDAVFDGSKFTEQVLSKADFSGASLQDCSFENCVFLNCIFSGAKFDKSRFTDCTFVECEAPKTSWFNCVFKKVLFTSLTAPGSDWGNMVISKSNFAGKTDLTGANLDRMTAQHVCFLGGNYRGCLFLRSKMQECSFLNCDLSHCDCRALDARRSMFTGVDLNHANLFAANLLEAQFDTCNATYASFRSANLYCANLSGLGIAGADLSGANIGRTILELPSHAD is encoded by the coding sequence ATGGTGAAGGTGATCAAACCGACGAAGCTTTCCTGCGTTCAGAACGTTCAAACGTTTGGAAGCGCGAAGTACCTTGTCGCAACCTTGTATTATGGAGCGGATCTTTCTCAGGCCGACGCGTTGGTCTCAGAGGATCAGTATCTCTCGATTTCAAGCGGACGGATGCCAGCGGGTACTGTTGCCGACCTCGGATTTCCCAAAGGTCAGCCTGAAGTCCTCATCGCCGGGCAAGCGCATGCGCCGGGTGGCATCCCGGCTCAGTCAGTTGAGGTGTCGGTTTCAGTCGGCGACTTTCGCAAGGCAGCGCTGGTCTTCGGAAAGCGCTTTTGGACCCGGCAGCACCGCGACGACTTCACTCTGACGCAGGCCGAACCCTTTGAAAGTCTACCGCTTGACCCACGACATGCTTTTGGCGGCGAAACCCATGCGGTCAACAAGCTGGGCAAGGGCTTTCAGATTGACCATGTGATGCGGCAATTCGGCTATGCGCCGCTGCCGAATATCGAAAATCCCAAAGACCTCGTCCTGCATCCGAACGACTCTCCCGAACCCGTGCTCTTCGGTCCGCTCGACGTTGAGCACCCGCTTCGAAAGTCCTGCCTGGGTCAGGTCGACAGCGCCTGGATGCACACAACGTTCCCCGGACCTCCACCCGGTTTCAAATTCGATTATTTCAACGTCGCGCCCCAGGATCAGCGACTGGAGGAACCGCTCTGCGGCGATGAGACGGTCTTTGTGAAAGGCATGCAGGCCGATGTGCCGGAGTTGCGCGGACACTTGCCCGGTCTCGTTCCGCGCCTCTTTGCCGTTCATGACGAAAAGGCGGAAACCCTTACCGAAATCGGGTTGAAGTTCGACACGCTCTGGATCTTCGGCTCCGACGCCTTGGCGGGGGTTTACTACAGAGGCCTTCTGGAAGTCACGGATGCAGTGATCCATTCGCTGGCCGGGTTTGTTGCGGGCCTTGAACGTCTGTCCGAAAACCCGCGTTCTGCGGAGCACTATGCCGAGGTCTTCCGCTTGAGAACCGACCCGGTCGACGGACCGCTCCACGCCCTGAACGAACAACAGCTCATGCCTGCGCTGTCGGAAGCAGACCTTCAGGCCGTCGAGGCAAGATCCAGGGACTATACGGAAAAGGTTGCCCGAAAGACCGAACGGCATCTCCATGCTTCCCTTGAGGACATGAAGTCGAAGAGCGGTCTTCCCGAGGCTCTGCTTCCAGGCATGAAATTGCCCGACGTGCCACGCATACCGCTTCCGGACCCGGATGATCTTGTCGCCGGGCGTGTCGATATGGTCGGATCGCTTCAAAAATCGCTCCGGGCAGCAGAAGAGTTCGCAACCTCGGCGCATCAGCGCAGCGCTGAAGCCGACGCCTTTATTAAGCAATCGGGTATCACATTACCCACACTGCCCGAAGCTGCACTGGAAAATGCGGTTAAATCCGCTGATCCAGGTGCTGGCGGCATACTCAGATCCACTATAAACGATCTGACGGATCCGGCTCATCTGGCAGAGACGGCGAAAAGGTTGCCGTCTGCAAATGCCAGCCCAAAGATTGAAGATGTGCCTGAGGCATCGAAGATCAAGAAGGACGCCGTCAACGAGACAGTCGACGATATCCTCAAGCAGTTGAACATCATCTCCGATGGCTCTGGCGATGAGGAGTTGTTCCAGAAGGCACGTGCACGTGCACTCGCAATGCCCGAGGCAGATCCGTTTTATAAACTGAAACAAGAGCTCGGCAATCTGGATACGCCCGATCTAACTGCGCCAGATTTGGGTTCGATCGTCCCCGAAGACGTTGCTGACGCGACTGAGGACTTTTTTTCACCGGCGCCTTCCGGTGCCGGTGCCGACACCGCAGCAGAAGCAGCCGCATTGATCGCGGATACGACCGCTGAAACCAAAACGGCACTCGATCAGGTGGATACCGCCCTGGCCGATCTGCTGCCCGGGATCGCGGGGAAAGAAGCATCTCCCTTGCAAGTCATCTCGGAAGAAGTCGGGCGTATGGCGGCTCAAAATCAAGATGCTTTTGATGCAAACGCTCTTCTTGACGAGGTTCGAACTGCAGCCTCGATGACCGTCGACGACTTTTACGCTGACCTTGATCAGGAGGAACGTCAACTTCTGGCAGAGCAGGATCATGAGCGCTCCAAGCTTCCGGAAGCGGTCTATCCACTTGAGACGTATTCAGACGATGTCCGCCGACGTCTGGGCGCGCTGATTTTCGAGCGGCTGACGAGCGGAGAGAGTTTTTCACGCCGCGACATTGCAGGGGCAGACTTGAGCGGAAGAAACCTTGCAGGCGGCCGCGATTTGTCGGGTGCCTTGCTGGAAAAGAGTATCCTGAATGATGCGGACCTGAGCCAAGCCAATCTGACTGCTGCGGCATTGACCGAGGCCCAACTTGCAAATGCGCGGCTTGAGAACGTCAACTTTGAACGCGCAAACCTCTCTAAGTCCGTGGCGCCGAATGCCCGGTTTATCGATTGTCGTTTTTCTGATCGGTATTGGTTGGAAACCATCTTCAGGGATGCTGTTTTTGACGGATCGAAATTCACTGAACAAGTTCTGTCGAAAGCCGACTTTTCCGGGGCAAGCCTGCAGGACTGTTCTTTTGAAAACTGCGTATTCCTGAACTGTATTTTTTCTGGAGCCAAGTTTGACAAGTCCAGGTTCACGGACTGCACGTTCGTCGAATGTGAAGCACCAAAGACATCCTGGTTTAACTGCGTTTTCAAGAAAGTCCTTTTCACAAGCCTGACCGCACCGGGCTCGGACTGGGGCAACATGGTCATCTCCAAGTCCAACTTTGCGGGAAAGACCGATCTGACTGGTGCAAACCTTGACCGCATGACGGCACAACACGTTTGTTTTCTTGGGGGCAATTACAGAGGCTGTCTCTTCCTTAGGTCGAAGATGCAGGAATGCAGTTTCCTGAATTGTGATCTCTCCCATTGCGACTGCCGCGCGCTGGATGCACGGCGTTCAATGTTCACTGGAGTGGACCTGAACCATGCCAACCTGTTCGCCGCAAATCTGCTGGAGGCGCAATTCGATACCTGCAACGCGACCTACGCCAGTTTCCGGTCCGCAAATCTCTACTGCGCCAATCTTTCTGGACTTGGCATCGCAGGAGCTGACCTGAGCGGAGCCAACATTGGCCGGACGATTCTGGAGTTGCCGAGCCATGCGGACTGA
- a CDS encoding pentapeptide repeat-containing protein: MRTEELFLRIENGLTIEGESFEGLHVTSRALAEGNFVNCTFDGAVFNDCLVSDCTFVKCVFRNSVFLRCRFDACMFMRCAIPFCIFEDCKFRSTNFMTSKLEQATFERCKLLDCNWIASNLEKASFADSGMNRCALLESTFEKIDVAGTSWHRSTFTKADLSASDLVGATFEQVLFAQSNLSYQDFSKQRFKGNTVSDSELVGARFQEADLDHSLFVNCNLEKANFASANAPFAMFAGSNVTEARFDGAQLANAVFANAIAVKTSFIGARLQMGVFDSADCREARFDRADLQHADFTHADCRAGGFMEARFEMTRFHGTKTDDINDQGASGSTLPTDQDRLLAEVYNPDKVN; encoded by the coding sequence ATGCGGACTGAAGAACTTTTCCTGAGAATTGAAAACGGCTTAACCATCGAAGGAGAGAGCTTCGAGGGTCTTCATGTAACGTCTCGCGCGCTCGCTGAGGGCAACTTCGTGAACTGCACGTTTGATGGTGCGGTTTTCAACGATTGCCTTGTTTCGGATTGTACCTTTGTCAAATGCGTCTTCAGAAATTCGGTCTTTTTGCGCTGCCGGTTCGATGCCTGCATGTTCATGCGCTGCGCGATACCCTTTTGCATTTTTGAAGACTGCAAGTTCCGATCCACCAATTTCATGACGTCAAAACTTGAACAGGCAACGTTCGAGCGCTGCAAATTGCTGGATTGCAATTGGATTGCTTCGAACCTGGAGAAGGCAAGCTTTGCAGATAGCGGCATGAACCGTTGCGCCCTTTTGGAAAGTACATTCGAAAAGATCGACGTTGCCGGCACTTCATGGCATCGCTCCACCTTCACAAAGGCGGACTTGTCCGCGTCCGACCTCGTGGGCGCAACGTTCGAACAGGTACTTTTTGCTCAAAGCAACCTTTCTTACCAGGATTTTTCCAAGCAGCGCTTTAAGGGGAACACAGTCTCGGACAGCGAACTCGTCGGCGCTCGTTTCCAGGAGGCGGATCTGGACCATAGCCTGTTTGTCAACTGCAACCTGGAAAAGGCCAATTTCGCCTCCGCGAATGCACCCTTTGCAATGTTCGCAGGATCAAACGTGACTGAAGCACGGTTCGATGGAGCACAGCTAGCGAACGCGGTTTTCGCCAATGCGATTGCGGTCAAGACCTCCTTTATCGGCGCCAGGCTTCAGATGGGTGTATTCGACAGTGCCGATTGCAGGGAGGCCCGCTTCGACCGGGCTGACTTGCAGCACGCCGACTTCACGCATGCCGACTGCCGTGCGGGCGGTTTCATGGAAGCCCGTTTCGAAATGACCAGATTTCACGGAACGAAAACAGACGACATCAACGATCAGGGTGCCAGCGGGAGCACATTGCCGACAGATCAGGACCGTCTGTTGGCGGAAGTCTATAATCCCGATAAGGTAAACTGA
- a CDS encoding PAAR-like domain-containing protein produces MSNVLSSGPTPAMDVSPLDAYLQPTPAGPVPAVMPATGVRASAVPTQMCFLYSGFPIHTSMTIIPTCTAGPGPGVVSGMPMSACRSTKGSTNVIVMGQQLARSGADPSQENGLSANSVGVSSPSQATLLNPMG; encoded by the coding sequence ATGTCAAACGTACTGAGCTCCGGCCCGACACCGGCAATGGATGTCTCACCGTTGGATGCCTATTTGCAACCGACACCTGCCGGTCCGGTTCCCGCGGTGATGCCGGCGACGGGAGTGCGGGCCTCCGCCGTACCGACCCAGATGTGCTTTCTCTATTCGGGATTTCCAATCCACACCTCCATGACAATCATACCGACCTGTACCGCGGGTCCAGGCCCTGGCGTGGTTTCAGGCATGCCCATGAGTGCGTGCCGCTCGACCAAGGGGTCGACGAATGTGATTGTGATGGGTCAGCAATTGGCTCGTTCGGGTGCCGACCCCTCACAGGAAAACGGCCTCAGCGCAAATTCCGTCGGCGTATCCTCGCCATCGCAGGCGACACTGCTGAACCCGATGGGCTGA
- a CDS encoding DUF3540 domain-containing protein codes for MSELDLKNKPVDGLGLSDAQPTASMRVERLEGQDILTRHEDGTVQKSLRAFSCLAQPEPGDLVLTAENAGKTYVLAILERPSGSDQTPLALTSETPIRMKAPRISFETPVFELAAGSISFVAGLFHSLFKESNRIAGVDRSSSASTTQTTGSRLTVVHQSDVQKAAEFSQTVNGGMVVQSKTAVINTESDLRLNGERVNVG; via the coding sequence ATGAGCGAACTCGACCTGAAGAATAAGCCAGTTGACGGATTGGGTTTGTCAGACGCACAGCCAACCGCGAGCATGCGCGTCGAGAGGCTCGAAGGACAAGACATCCTCACAAGGCACGAAGACGGCACCGTGCAGAAAAGCCTGCGGGCCTTCAGCTGCCTTGCGCAACCGGAACCGGGTGATCTCGTGCTAACCGCCGAAAATGCCGGTAAGACCTACGTGCTTGCCATCCTGGAACGCCCGTCCGGCTCTGACCAGACACCTCTCGCTCTCACCAGCGAGACCCCGATCCGCATGAAAGCACCCAGGATATCTTTCGAAACACCGGTTTTCGAACTGGCTGCCGGTTCAATTTCTTTCGTGGCCGGTCTCTTCCATTCGCTCTTCAAGGAAAGCAACCGGATCGCGGGCGTGGATCGCAGCTCCTCTGCTTCGACCACACAGACCACCGGCAGCCGGCTGACTGTCGTGCATCAGTCGGATGTTCAAAAGGCTGCGGAGTTCAGCCAGACGGTCAATGGTGGAATGGTGGTTCAATCGAAGACCGCGGTTATCAACACGGAATCCGATCTCCGGCTGAATGGCGAACGGGTCAACGTCGGATAG